AGTGTTCCACTACGGGAAACCACGCCAACGTGACCAGGCATATGAATATAACCCGGCATGATGCCAATTTTGCATTCACCTGGTGTAATAACGCCCGGACAGTTTGGTCCGATCAGAACGGTATCTTTGCCTTCCATGAAACGGTCAACCTTGACCATATCAAGGACCGGAATACCTTCGGTAATACAGATCACGAGATCCAGCTCTGCGTCAACAGCTTCCATGATGGAATCCGCTGCAAATGCCGGAGGAACGTAGATGACGCTCGCTGTTGCGCCAGTAGCTTCCTTCGCTTCCTGTACTGTATTAAACACCGGCAGACTGACTACTTTGCCATCTTCCAGCGTGATATCAACATTGGTTCCGCCTTTACCCGGTGTAACGCCGCCTACCATCTGGGTTCCGTAGTCCAATGCGCCCTTCGTGTGGAACATTCCCGTTGAACCCGTAATGCCTTGCGTAATGACTTTTGTATTTTTATCAATCAAAATACTCACGTTGCTTCACATCCTTACGGTTATTTTTCAAGTGCCGGACAGCTCCGGAACTAAGGCAGCAATTTGCCCAGGAATGAACTTATTTTACGAGGGCAACAATTTTCTGTGCACCATCGGCCATGGAATCGGCAGGAACGATATTCAGGCCAGATTCACCCAAAATACGTTTGCCAAGCTCCACGTTAGTTCCTTCAAGACGAACAACCAGCGGTTTAGTCAGGCCCAGCTGCTTCGCTGCTTCAACAACACCATTGGCAATGACATCACAACGCATAATGCCGCCAAAAATGTTAACGAAGATACCCGCCACTTTGGCGTCAGACAAAATGATTTTGAAAGCTTCGGTCACTTTCTCTGTTGTAGCACCGCCCCCAACATCGAGGAAGTTGGCCGGGTCGCCGCCATAGTATTTGATGATATCCATCGTCGCCATCGCAAGTCCCGCACCATTTACCATACAGCCGATGTTGCCATCAAGTGCTATGTAGCTCAGGTCGAATTTGGAAGCTTCGATTTCTTTTTCGTCTTCTTCATCCAGGTCACGCAGTTCCAGAATGTCTTTGTGACGGAA
Above is a window of Paenibacillus sp. E222 DNA encoding:
- the sucD gene encoding succinate--CoA ligase subunit alpha, with translation MSILIDKNTKVITQGITGSTGMFHTKGALDYGTQMVGGVTPGKGGTNVDITLEDGKVVSLPVFNTVQEAKEATGATASVIYVPPAFAADSIMEAVDAELDLVICITEGIPVLDMVKVDRFMEGKDTVLIGPNCPGVITPGECKIGIMPGYIHMPGHVGVVSRSGTLTYEAVHQLSARGIGQSSAVGIGGDPVKGSEFIDILKRFNEDPQTHAVIMIGEIGGTAEEDAAEWVRENMTKPVVGFIGGVTAPPGKRMGHAGAIISGGKGTAKEKIAKLESCGIKVAPTPAEMGSTLVSVLEERGILNLCTTH